Proteins encoded together in one Mus musculus strain C57BL/6J chromosome 16, GRCm38.p6 C57BL/6J window:
- the 2610318N02Rik gene encoding uncharacterized protein LOC70458 — protein MEVLDEFDNEFPLSVTFCQLISEDDFERQAATYTERALRRLFRTLDRNPALAERVVRKGKQTEFEQRGLLCSLWAKFVCAVQGDLNQCNDMGAIEMHRRLEQLKRRIHRVHLYSQDAKKRRRRPKPKKPDPIFRDQSTSACLPPALLPPPLLPPPPQPVTTVASVVAASPSVYTMPRVFGPFPPLSGKPMEKLDISSSEVKLNWSGLSSTSKSHMVDLTPLVLNPGGFHFSYLAGSSAHKLHCPGFPWTPACSRPSNTDETPSPVVKTSIFTPPVLLKFQPVPRPNDDSENDSGSAESTPAKESQ, from the exons ATGGAAGTCCTGGATGAGTTCGACAACGAATTCCCCCTGAGTGTGACCTTCTGCCAGCTCATTTCCGAGGATGACTTCGAGAGGCAAGCAGCGACCTACACAGAGCGTGCACTGCGACGACTCTTCCGCACCTTGGATCGCAACCCAGCACTGGCGGAGAGAGTCGTGCGGAAGGGCAAGCAGACTGAGTTCGAGCAGCGCGGGCTCCTCTGCAGCCTCTGG GCGAAGTTTGTCTGCGCTGTGCAGGGGGATCTAAACCAGTGCAATGACATGGGTGCCATAGAGATGCATCGGCGCCTGGAGCAGCTGAAGAGGCGCATACATCGTGTGCATCTGTATTCCCAGG atgccaagaagaggaggaggaggccaaaACCAAAGAAACCAGATCCTATCTTTCGAGATCAGTCAACCTCCGCATGCCTGCCACCAGCTCTCTTACCACCACCGCTGCTGCCGCCACCACCACAACCTGTCACCACCGTGGCCTCTGTAGTGGCTGCATCACCCTCTGTCTACACTATGCCCCGGGTCTTTGGCCCTTTCCCTCCACTGTCTGGCAAGCCG ATGGAGAAACTGGATATTTCAAGTTCTGAAGTGAAACTAAACTGGAGTGGTCTTTCATCAACGTCAAAGAG CCACATGGTTGATCTGACCCCCTTGGTTCTCAATCCCGGAGGCTTCCATTTCTCATATTTGGCAGGAAGCAGTGCACACAAGCTCCATTGTCCTGGCTTTCCCTG GACGCCAGCCTGTAGCCGACCCTCCAACACGGATGAGACGCCATCTCCTGTTGTGAAAACCTCCATCTTCACTCCGCCTGTACTGCTCAAGTTCCAACCTGTGCCCAGACCCAATGATGATTCAGAGAATGACTCTGGCAGCGCAGAGTCCACTCCTGCCAAGGAGAGCCAGTAA
- the 2610318N02Rik gene encoding uncharacterized protein LOC70458 isoform X2 yields the protein MEVLDEFDNEFPLSVTFCQLISEDDFERQAATYTERALRRLFRTLDRNPALAERVVRKGKQTEFEQRGLLCSLWAKFVCAVQGDLNQCNDMGAIEMHRRLEQLKRRIHRVHLYSQDAKKRRRRPKPKKPDPIFRDQSTSACLPPALLPPPLLPPPPQPVTTVASVVAASPSVYTMPRVFGPFPPLSGKPMEKLDISSSEVKLNWSGLSSTSKSHMVDLTPLVLNPGGFHFSYLAGSSAHKLHCPGFPWFHGRGF from the exons ATGGAAGTCCTGGATGAGTTCGACAACGAATTCCCCCTGAGTGTGACCTTCTGCCAGCTCATTTCCGAGGATGACTTCGAGAGGCAAGCAGCGACCTACACAGAGCGTGCACTGCGACGACTCTTCCGCACCTTGGATCGCAACCCAGCACTGGCGGAGAGAGTCGTGCGGAAGGGCAAGCAGACTGAGTTCGAGCAGCGCGGGCTCCTCTGCAGCCTCTGG GCGAAGTTTGTCTGCGCTGTGCAGGGGGATCTAAACCAGTGCAATGACATGGGTGCCATAGAGATGCATCGGCGCCTGGAGCAGCTGAAGAGGCGCATACATCGTGTGCATCTGTATTCCCAGG atgccaagaagaggaggaggaggccaaaACCAAAGAAACCAGATCCTATCTTTCGAGATCAGTCAACCTCCGCATGCCTGCCACCAGCTCTCTTACCACCACCGCTGCTGCCGCCACCACCACAACCTGTCACCACCGTGGCCTCTGTAGTGGCTGCATCACCCTCTGTCTACACTATGCCCCGGGTCTTTGGCCCTTTCCCTCCACTGTCTGGCAAGCCG ATGGAGAAACTGGATATTTCAAGTTCTGAAGTGAAACTAAACTGGAGTGGTCTTTCATCAACGTCAAAGAG CCACATGGTTGATCTGACCCCCTTGGTTCTCAATCCCGGAGGCTTCCATTTCTCATATTTGGCAGGAAGCAGTGCACACAAGCTCCATTGTCCTGGCTTTCCCTG GTTCCATGGGAGAGGTTTCTAG